In Aulosira sp. FACHB-615, the genomic window CTGGTTTATCTAAAATGTAACGTACAGCAACATTCGCAATACTGACACCATACTTATCAGCAATTTCTTTCAGCGTCACCAGCAATTCTTGAAATAATTGCCAACCACCCCAAGCATCAATCATATTTTTGTATTTACGTAAGCTGGCTGTACCTAAATCAAAGTTTCGTGGTTCTGGCTGACCTAAATATTTCTCTGATAAGAAACCGCCACAAACTGTCCCGTAAGTTAACAGTTTAATGTTATGTTCCTGACAAAATTCCACCATTGCCACTTCTGGACGGCGGTCAACTAAAGAAAACTGCACTTGATTAGAAACAATTTTAATTCCTGCATTGACAATAATTTGCAGGTGTTTTGTATCAAAATTTGTCAAAGCCAAGTGCTTTATTTTGCCCTCAGTTTGCAATTCTGTCATAAATATCAGGGCATCTAGATAATTTTTATCATTATATTCCCACCAGTGAAATTGCATTAAATCTAAAGATTCAACTCTCATTCTCCGCAAGGAAATATTAATATTTTCTTCAACGACTTTTTTCGTAATTTTTCGCGGACGAGGAACCCATTTTGTGAAAGCCTGTAAGTTAGCTAAAGCTTCTTTCCCTCTAGTTGCAATTAGTTGATGGCGAAATTCCCCAATAAAATCTTCAGCCGGGCCATAATGATCAGCTAAATCCCAGGTAGTAAAACCTGCATCCAGATATTGAAACATAGCTTGTATAGCTGCTTGTGGTTGAATATGTCCATGTGCGCCAGATACTTGCCACATTCCATTTAATATCCGACAAATATTTAAATCAGGAGTGAGTTGCAGACGACTTTCTGTAGGTAGTAGCACCATATATAGTAATCCGATTTGATTTTTGAATTATCTGTAAAGGCTGGGAGTCGGAAGTAGGGAGTAGGGAGTAGGACAAATATGATTCATATAATTGAATTGATAATTATCTAACGCCAATCTTTGGCTGCTTGTTCTAGAACATAAACCGCAACATCGTGAATTTCTTGCTCGCTCAGGCGGTCTTTATAAGCAGACATATTACTTTTGCCATTGGTGACAATAGATGTAATTGCCTCTATAGAATCCATATTATATTTCTTGAGGGCTTGCTTTTTTAAATTTTTTCCGCGTCTGATAATGTTACTGCCGTTAATATGGCAACCAGCACAATGCAGGCTAAATATTTGTGCGCCGTTTGCTGTGTCGCTGGCATTTGCAGGCAAGGTAAAAGTAGTTGTCAATAACAAGATAATTAAACTTAATAGCTGCATCATTTTGAGCAGATTAATTCTCATTATCTTAATTTGTGCTTTGGTGGTCATCATTGCTTGAGAGTGACTGTAATCTCAAATTTTATCTTCTCATAATTATGTGCATAGCGATACCCCATATTTGCTGTGTCAATAAAACCACAGATACAAACTGATAATTTGTCATTTTCTATCTAAAGGAAGTGTCTATTCCCAATAGAATACGTCAAAATTAAGATGTCGGAGATGACTAAACTAAATAAATTTATCCAAATTAGCTAAATACACGAGTTGAAAATGGTTAAAAATGTCAAAGAACAAATTCAAACTGACTTGAGACAAGTTAAAGAAACTGGTCAGTTACGGACTGAAAGAGTTAGAGAAATTGTCAAATCAGCAGTTTCGCAAGTTGCGGCTGAGTTGAAAGAAGGTTCAACCGAATTACGGGGACTGGTTAAAGATGCGGTTGCGGCTGTGATTGAAACTCTGCAAGAAAGAGGAACTGAAATTAAAGAAGAAGTGACAGCTTCTATTGAAGGTGCTTTGGAAGGTGCGAACCACAAAAGACACGAAACTATTATTCACACTCAGTCAGAACTGCAAAGATTACAGGCTCAGTTAGATAGTGAAGAAGAAAAACTTCAGCAAGATGTAGATGTGATATTAGCCGAGATTGAGGAAACAGGTAAACAAAATACTGCTGATACTAAAAATGTAATTGACTCGGCTGTGAATGCTATCAAAAATAGTGATGAAGTGTCGTTACTAAGAAAACGTTACGCTCAATTACAAGCACAATTAGCCATTGTCCGCGCGAATTTAGCAGCACGTTATGGCGGCCGTTCGGAAGAAATTCAAAATCATCTCAATGATGCCAAAAATTGGTATGACCAAGCTCGTCCCCAAGCGGAAGTTTTAGCGACCCAGGTATCACAGAAGCGATCGCAGTTAGAAGATAAACTAGGTGAAGCTGGTACAGCCATCGCCAAAAAAGAATTTCAAATCAAACAAACCTTACGCGAGTTACTCCTCGCAACTGCTGATTTGTTTAAAGACAAGGAACCAGCAGATAAAAACTAGTACAACAAGGCAAAAGGAAAAAGAAATAATAACGATATCACAAGCCTTTTAGCAATTCCCGATGGTCTGTTTATTTACGCTGATCTGTACTAGATACTCATATCATAATAACCCCGACTTCTTCAAGAAGTCGGGGTTCTGAGCAAGTACAATTTAGTTAACAAAGTACTTCATACAAAAGCTATCTTCCCCTAGTCATCGCCATAACAGCATCAACTGTAATTTCCGGGAGAATACCCAAACTGGGGAGAAAATCTCCGCTTGCAAAAATTATCGGTAAGTCATCTCCTTGCCAAACCCATATTTGCTGACGAGCCAAGTCGATTAACCAAGCCAGTTGGGTTCCATTACTAAGACAGTGGAGAATCTTATTTTGTAAGTCTAAAGTGCTTTGGTCTGGTGAGCGAATTTCAATTAACCAATCTGGCGCTCCATTAAATGGGCCATCTGCATCACTCAGGCGATCGCCTGCAATAATCACAATATCTGGTACTGGTGAGTAAGGCGGTACAATACAACGTAGCTTCTGCACAGCTTCAAATTGATCGGTGCGATCGTTAATATAATTTACTAGGTTACGTTGTAGCCTGGAATGAAATAAGGTTGGCATTATTTTTTGGACAACTCACCCATCAATTAGTTCCAATGCAGGAGAAGCTTCTATTTGAGGTTGAGCAAGAAACTCTGCAAGCGAAATCTTAGTACTTGACTGGGGCATATATTCTGCATAAAACTTTACTATGCTTGCTTGCATAGCATCTAATTATATAGCCTTTCCTAGTTTGCTGATGTACAAATTTATCTGCGTCCATCTGCGTTCATCTGCGGTTAATTATTCTTGCTTGTACTTCACTAGAATAAGAAACGCTATATTTCATAATCGGATATGCAATCAATACCATACTAAACTTAAGTCGCTGTAGCTCTCTACATATTCAGAAAAACATAATAAAAAGGGTAGATTTTTATAGTCTACCCTTAATTGATTGTCCTTATTTAGAGAGGTTTGTTCGATGGAAAGATGTAGATTTTCTTGCCTAATTAGTAAGTGCCGCTATTTAATGCTTCTTCTCTCTTAGCCACTATCCACAGTGCATGAATACTACCAGGAAGCCAACCAAGCAAAGTCAGCAGAATATTAATTACCAAAGTCGGGCCAACGCCAACTGTCAGAAAAACGCCTAAAGGAGGCAAGAAAATAGCAAGTAAAAAGCGCAATATTTTCATGGGTTTATTGTTACTGTTTCAAATTGATTAACTCATATTGTGTAGAATTAACTTGATGACAAACTCTGTCTCAGGAATTATGTTAATTCTGGATGATTGTTGCAGCCGAATTTCTACTATTGCTGAGGATTACCTTGAGGTAATTCACCTGTTTTTGAAGTGTTGCCTGTTAAAGACAAGTTTCTTTCAGCAAAGTAATTACCAATGAAGGTGTTAGCTAAAGATAAAACAACTGGGCCGAGAATAAACGCGAGGATTCCATGTGCGCTAAACCCAGGTACTAAAAATGCGGCTAATGTGAAACAAATACCGTTCACAACCAGGGAAAATGCGCCAAAGGTTAACAGGTTTAATGGTAAAGATAGGGTAGAAAGAACTGGCTTGACAGAACTATTGAGTAAGCCAATGACAACAGCAGCAATTAACGCCGAAGGAAAGTTAGCAATATTAACACCAGGTACAACTAAATCAACAATTAGTAAGCTGAGTGCTGTAGCTAGAGTGATAAGAAATGTTCCCAACATTGTTTTACCTAAAAAGTCAGTGATAGTTTATTTGAATGTCTTGCTACTATCATTAACAATCTAGAAAGATTTAACCTCTCTTATAAGATAGATTGTGCTTCTACCAGTTGACTGATTTTGGCAGAAACTTCGTAAATTACGAGAAAACTAACTCTAGCCTCTAATCCCTATTTTTACCACCAGTTGCCGCCTTTACCTTCACATTCACGCTTCGTTACATAATGGCGGTAGCGAAACATCGCTTCTAGTTGACTTTGGACTAGCCAACCACTGATAAATTCAACGGTATCTCCCCCTGGCATAGAGTAGGAAATTGCATCTGTTAGCTTGGTTTTGCCATCTTCTGACTGAAATTCATGACGATGTACCCAAGTTTCAAAGGGGCCAGATATTTGTTCATCGACAAATAGGTGATATGGTTCGCATTGGGTGTGACGCGCTAACCAAGTTAAAGGTACTAAACCCAAAAACAAACGAAACTCTGTAATAGCACCTATTTGCAGTCCTCCCTCCCGCCGGACTACTTGGACTGGTTGCCAAGGTGGAGTTAGCATTTGTAGGATATCTGGTCTTTCGTGAAATTGCCAAACTACTTCTATTGGCGCATTAATTACAGATGAATGGTTGAAGTGCAGCATGAACAGCAAAACCTAAAACTCATACCAAGAAAAAATGATGGTGACAGATGGTATTAATACACCCAAGGGATACACAGCGATTCTAAATCTAAAATCCAAAATATATCAGCCTTCGTCGTATTCGGTATCGATTTCGATATCTAAGGTGTCTTCATCAACCCGGATATACAAAATATTGGGGTTACAGCAAACTTGACAATCTTCAACATAAGATTGTTGTCCCCCCGCACTCAAGTCAATAAAGGTTAAGTTTGGTTCGCCGCAAAAGGCGCAGTAATACTCAGCAGTGGTTTGCATTCAAATTTTGACTACGAATTTAACGGTTGTAGTTCTTTAGAGGCTGAACGGAAATGACTTGTCGCCTCATCCAAGTGCTTTAGTAGTGTAGACTGCGGTAGCGGCCCTTGCAAGTGGCTCCAAGGCAAGACTTGGGATGTTGACCAAGTACTATGGACGTAGAAATCTAAATCGGGGATTTGTCCTTTAAGTTGCTTGAAGGCGCGTTTATAACTACCCAAGGAGTCGCCAAAATCACGGGTGAGTTCGAGAAGTTGGGATAATCTGCGATCGCCCCGCGACAACAAAGCTTGTATGATAGACCAGTTATAACTTTCAGGACGAAAATCAATCCCCTGGGGTTTGAGTTGTTTTTGTAAAAGCTGCAACCGCTTCTCTGCTTGACGGTTTACCCCAAACCATTGAAACGGTGTATGGGATTTCGGGACAAAGGTACTACAACCAAAGCTTAACCGCAGTCCAGGCGCGGCTTTTTTCATACTCCGCATCATCGCCACAGTTGCGTCTAAATCGTCCGCCTCTTCCCCAGGAATACCCACCATCCCGTAGAGTTTTAAGCTTGAGAGTCCGCCAGCTTTGGCATTTATCGCCGCTTGGATAATTTCATCATTTTGCAGCTTTTTGTTGATGATTTGCCGCAGTTGATCAGAACCACTTTCTACAGCTATGGT contains:
- a CDS encoding aldo/keto reductase; the encoded protein is MLLPTESRLQLTPDLNICRILNGMWQVSGAHGHIQPQAAIQAMFQYLDAGFTTWDLADHYGPAEDFIGEFRHQLIATRGKEALANLQAFTKWVPRPRKITKKVVEENINISLRRMRVESLDLMQFHWWEYNDKNYLDALIFMTELQTEGKIKHLALTNFDTKHLQIIVNAGIKIVSNQVQFSLVDRRPEVAMVEFCQEHNIKLLTYGTVCGGFLSEKYLGQPEPRNFDLGTASLRKYKNMIDAWGGWQLFQELLVTLKEIADKYGVSIANVAVRYILDKPAVGGVIVGARLGVSEHIENNAKVFGFSLNQEDCDRIEQVSQKSRDLYKIIGDCGDEYRR
- the petJ gene encoding cytochrome c6 PetJ, which encodes MMQLLSLIILLLTTTFTLPANASDTANGAQIFSLHCAGCHINGSNIIRRGKNLKKQALKKYNMDSIEAITSIVTNGKSNMSAYKDRLSEQEIHDVAVYVLEQAAKDWR
- a CDS encoding histidine kinase, whose amino-acid sequence is MVKNVKEQIQTDLRQVKETGQLRTERVREIVKSAVSQVAAELKEGSTELRGLVKDAVAAVIETLQERGTEIKEEVTASIEGALEGANHKRHETIIHTQSELQRLQAQLDSEEEKLQQDVDVILAEIEETGKQNTADTKNVIDSAVNAIKNSDEVSLLRKRYAQLQAQLAIVRANLAARYGGRSEEIQNHLNDAKNWYDQARPQAEVLATQVSQKRSQLEDKLGEAGTAIAKKEFQIKQTLRELLLATADLFKDKEPADKN
- a CDS encoding Uma2 family endonuclease, which produces MPTLFHSRLQRNLVNYINDRTDQFEAVQKLRCIVPPYSPVPDIVIIAGDRLSDADGPFNGAPDWLIEIRSPDQSTLDLQNKILHCLSNGTQLAWLIDLARQQIWVWQGDDLPIIFASGDFLPSLGILPEITVDAVMAMTRGR
- a CDS encoding YqaE/Pmp3 family membrane protein, translated to MKILRFLLAIFLPPLGVFLTVGVGPTLVINILLTLLGWLPGSIHALWIVAKREEALNSGTY
- a CDS encoding phage holin family protein; translation: MLGTFLITLATALSLLIVDLVVPGVNIANFPSALIAAVVIGLLNSSVKPVLSTLSLPLNLLTFGAFSLVVNGICFTLAAFLVPGFSAHGILAFILGPVVLSLANTFIGNYFAERNLSLTGNTSKTGELPQGNPQQ
- a CDS encoding SRPBCC family protein produces the protein MLHFNHSSVINAPIEVVWQFHERPDILQMLTPPWQPVQVVRREGGLQIGAITEFRLFLGLVPLTWLARHTQCEPYHLFVDEQISGPFETWVHRHEFQSEDGKTKLTDAISYSMPGGDTVEFISGWLVQSQLEAMFRYRHYVTKRECEGKGGNWW
- a CDS encoding CPXCG motif-containing cysteine-rich protein — encoded protein: MQTTAEYYCAFCGEPNLTFIDLSAGGQQSYVEDCQVCCNPNILYIRVDEDTLDIEIDTEYDEG